A portion of the Halodesulfovibrio aestuarii DSM 17919 = ATCC 29578 genome contains these proteins:
- a CDS encoding acyl-CoA thioesterase: MRKEYFKIDPGAPAPLTVEVKRDVRFQEVDLLGIVWHGHYASYFEDARMALSQKYGISYDDFYRENISAPIRKLHADYFRPLSLGNEYSIKARLHYADAAKINYDFFIYDNAGELCTSGYSVQMFVCTESHELLLAPPPFFQDFLDNWRDGNLLK, translated from the coding sequence ATGCGTAAAGAATATTTTAAAATTGACCCAGGTGCTCCTGCGCCGTTGACTGTTGAAGTAAAGCGTGATGTGCGCTTTCAGGAAGTAGATCTGCTTGGCATTGTATGGCACGGGCATTATGCAAGTTATTTTGAAGATGCTAGAATGGCTTTAAGCCAAAAGTACGGAATATCTTATGACGATTTTTATCGTGAAAATATTTCTGCTCCGATTCGTAAATTGCATGCTGACTATTTTCGTCCGCTATCTTTAGGTAATGAATACAGCATTAAAGCTCGATTGCATTACGCTGATGCGGCAAAGATTAATTATGACTTCTTTATTTATGACAATGCAGGAGAACTTTGTACCTCCGGTTACTCTGTTCAGATGTTTGTGTGCACAGAAAGCCATGAGTTATTACTTGCCCCACCTCCTTTTTTTCAAGATTTTCTTGATAACTGGCGTGATGGGAACCTGTTAAAATGA
- a CDS encoding DUF2062 domain-containing protein has translation MSNFVRPLIVIPVFNHREELSRVAIEALEHGDVLIVDDGSTDGVSADIASLAVQCIRHSKNRGKGAAILTAAAYAREHGYTHIVTIDADGQHLTADLPKFFVAIEANPDSVAVGVRDFSNAKNRNIPGSATFGRAFSNFWFRVQTGEKGLDTQSGFRAYPVGLLQELSFSESRYSFEIEVLVKAVWAGLSIQWLPIHVHYPEPEKRVSHLHRVKDNILISWLNTRLTMRAVLPIPHRKLVRVEQSVENASEQFYLTRPVDSLRDMVRQGASPEYVGFSAGLGVLLGTWPLFGIHTVATLFAASFLRLSKVISVGTSQFCMPPFVPALCIEVGYFIRNGEWLTDVSWQTLGVEFLDRAWEWILGSLVLAPILAGVTGLVFYLVTRSIYKLRQEI, from the coding sequence ATGTCTAATTTCGTCCGTCCACTTATTGTTATTCCTGTCTTCAATCACCGGGAAGAGCTCTCCCGCGTTGCTATAGAGGCACTTGAACATGGGGACGTTCTGATTGTTGATGATGGTTCAACTGATGGCGTAAGCGCAGATATTGCCTCCCTTGCTGTACAGTGTATCCGGCATAGTAAGAACAGGGGCAAAGGCGCTGCTATTCTTACAGCAGCAGCTTATGCAAGAGAGCACGGCTACACGCATATTGTAACTATTGATGCAGACGGTCAGCACCTTACTGCTGACCTTCCAAAATTTTTTGTGGCTATAGAGGCAAATCCAGACTCTGTTGCTGTTGGTGTACGCGATTTTTCAAATGCAAAAAATCGTAATATCCCCGGTTCTGCTACTTTTGGGCGGGCATTTTCAAATTTTTGGTTCCGCGTGCAAACCGGTGAAAAAGGTTTAGACACTCAAAGTGGCTTTAGAGCGTATCCGGTTGGGCTATTGCAGGAACTTTCTTTTAGTGAATCCCGTTACTCATTCGAGATAGAAGTGCTTGTAAAAGCAGTTTGGGCAGGATTGTCCATCCAATGGCTTCCTATCCATGTTCATTATCCAGAACCGGAAAAGCGTGTGAGTCATTTGCATCGGGTGAAAGATAATATTTTGATCTCATGGTTGAATACGCGCCTTACCATGCGCGCTGTGTTGCCTATTCCGCATCGCAAACTTGTTCGTGTGGAACAAAGTGTTGAAAACGCTTCAGAGCAATTTTATCTTACGCGTCCTGTAGATTCATTGCGTGATATGGTGCGGCAAGGTGCAAGTCCGGAGTATGTTGGATTTTCTGCTGGTCTTGGTGTGTTACTTGGTACATGGCCGCTTTTTGGTATTCACACTGTTGCGACACTGTTCGCTGCAAGTTTTTTACGACTGTCAAAAGTAATTTCCGTAGGAACCAGTCAATTCTGTATGCCTCCATTTGTGCCAGCCCTATGTATTGAAGTTGGCTATTTTATCCGGAACGGTGAATGGCTTACAGACGTTTCGTGGCAGACTCTTGGTGTAGAGTTTTTAGACAGGGCTTGGGAATGGATTCTGGGATCGTTAGTCTTAGCACCGATTTTGGCCGGTGTAACAGGACTCGTTTTCTACTTGGTGACCCGTTCAATTTATAAATTGAGACAAGAGATATGA
- a CDS encoding lysophospholipid acyltransferase family protein: MTRKSKCNRSEKSWSGKSLAGRWQHEFFFILIKYCGRWPAYIFSCFVVFFYVLFVPEVHKRSSFYIAKRFPKASKCARWYHTWRLCQNLAFSLIDKAAVGIRGTQEFSYSRNGIEQLQELQEQGNGLILLTVHVGPWQAMLGPLDELNTPVHLMVYRDSGDVDLQYFDFNHCKNIKLVHAEDTMGSVIAMTAALRKNEIISIMGDRIVPSTSYTASVDFLGGKALFPTSVYKFAKGTQSPVALLVTRKVGISHMELSVAHVLTVPKATGNDFTPFAQEIAFALEKYVQETPYQFYNFFDLWRTTNE; the protein is encoded by the coding sequence ATGACCCGAAAGTCAAAATGTAACAGGTCGGAAAAATCTTGGAGCGGTAAAAGCCTTGCAGGCCGTTGGCAGCACGAATTTTTTTTCATACTTATTAAATATTGCGGTCGATGGCCTGCGTATATTTTTTCATGTTTTGTTGTTTTCTTTTATGTCCTTTTTGTGCCGGAAGTTCATAAGCGTTCTTCTTTTTACATTGCAAAACGTTTTCCGAAGGCTTCGAAATGTGCACGTTGGTATCATACTTGGCGTCTTTGCCAGAACCTTGCGTTTTCTCTCATAGATAAAGCGGCGGTCGGTATCAGAGGCACACAAGAATTTTCATATTCCCGGAATGGCATTGAACAGTTGCAGGAACTGCAAGAGCAAGGCAATGGTCTTATTTTGCTTACAGTCCATGTAGGTCCTTGGCAGGCGATGTTAGGCCCCCTTGATGAATTGAATACACCTGTGCATCTTATGGTGTACCGTGATTCCGGTGATGTAGATTTACAGTATTTTGACTTCAATCACTGTAAAAATATTAAGTTAGTGCATGCAGAGGACACAATGGGAAGTGTTATTGCAATGACTGCGGCACTGCGAAAAAATGAAATTATATCCATCATGGGGGACAGAATTGTTCCATCTACATCATATACTGCAAGTGTTGATTTTTTAGGTGGAAAAGCTTTGTTTCCTACCTCTGTGTACAAATTTGCTAAAGGCACGCAATCTCCTGTTGCTCTGCTCGTGACACGTAAAGTGGGTATTTCGCATATGGAACTTTCTGTAGCACATGTTCTCACTGTTCCTAAAGCAACGGGTAATGACTTTACGCCTTTTGCACAGGAGATAGCGTTCGCGCTGGAAAAATACGTACAAGAAACTCCGTATCAATTTTATAACTTCTTCGATCTCTGGAGAACAACGAATGAGTAA
- a CDS encoding phosphopantetheine-binding protein, with amino-acid sequence MSNMHQKLKELFIAELNLEDISLEEWENDMPLFGDGLGLDSLDAVEIVVFIEKHYGVVIANFDEDKKAMRSINTLVEFIKEKQAND; translated from the coding sequence ATGAGTAATATGCATCAAAAATTAAAAGAACTCTTCATTGCAGAATTAAACCTTGAAGATATTTCTCTTGAAGAGTGGGAAAATGATATGCCGCTTTTCGGAGATGGACTTGGTCTTGATTCTCTCGATGCAGTTGAAATCGTAGTTTTTATTGAAAAGCATTACGGTGTTGTCATCGCGAATTTTGATGAAGACAAAAAAGCTATGCGTTCTATCAACACTCTTGTTGAATTTATTAAGGAAAAACAGGCTAATGACTAG
- a CDS encoding beta-ketoacyl-[acyl-carrier-protein] synthase family protein, protein MTSVFITGTGCITGSGSTPQSTLAAMYEGTADPSPFVRHRMDWGKEALVFAVDDALLERASGRTEQYGLTARLGLGAAFQALEDAGISPADLKGKRVGVVMGTTVGCSMNHIVFYGEYRDPDIALPSMEHIRCVLRSNPAEAIARELAVVGPAQTVVTACASGTDAIGVGLQWIQSGMCDMVIAGGCDGLSRVTLNGFHSLMVMDSERSKPFDVDRKGLNLGEGSGVLVLESEQSVTQRNVTPKARLAGYATACDAYHLTAPHPQGRGLIRAIKQLFAHIECTPADISFVNVHGTGTKDNDNVEGYVMNELLPHVPFFSSKGATGHTLGAAGGIEAALCVHCLNQGRIPPTTGLTTPDPTIPASPVLEATNVTGTIALSTSLAFGGIASVLAVSHI, encoded by the coding sequence ATGACTAGCGTTTTCATTACCGGAACAGGTTGTATTACTGGTTCCGGTAGCACCCCGCAAAGTACGCTTGCCGCCATGTACGAAGGTACTGCGGATCCTTCCCCTTTTGTACGCCATAGGATGGACTGGGGCAAAGAGGCTCTGGTGTTTGCCGTTGATGATGCGCTGTTAGAAAGAGCATCGGGACGAACGGAACAGTACGGACTTACGGCCAGGCTAGGCCTTGGCGCAGCGTTTCAGGCCTTGGAAGATGCCGGAATTTCTCCTGCTGACTTGAAAGGTAAGCGTGTAGGCGTTGTGATGGGGACAACTGTAGGTTGCTCCATGAACCATATCGTTTTTTATGGTGAGTACCGAGATCCTGACATTGCGTTGCCATCTATGGAGCATATCCGATGTGTTTTGCGGAGTAATCCAGCAGAAGCCATTGCCCGGGAACTTGCGGTAGTCGGCCCTGCTCAGACTGTCGTCACCGCATGTGCTTCCGGCACAGATGCTATTGGAGTCGGGTTACAGTGGATTCAGTCCGGTATGTGCGACATGGTTATTGCGGGCGGCTGTGATGGTCTTTCTAGAGTGACCCTTAATGGATTTCATTCACTTATGGTGATGGACAGTGAACGTAGTAAGCCGTTTGATGTGGATCGCAAGGGCTTAAATCTTGGGGAAGGTTCCGGTGTACTGGTTCTTGAGTCTGAGCAGTCTGTGACACAACGTAACGTAACGCCGAAAGCACGCCTTGCCGGTTACGCAACTGCGTGTGATGCGTATCATCTCACGGCACCGCATCCGCAAGGGCGTGGACTCATTCGCGCTATAAAGCAACTTTTTGCCCACATAGAGTGCACTCCTGCAGACATCAGCTTTGTGAATGTCCATGGTACTGGTACCAAGGATAATGACAATGTTGAAGGGTATGTAATGAACGAGTTGTTGCCCCATGTTCCATTTTTTTCTTCCAAGGGCGCTACAGGGCATACTCTTGGCGCTGCGGGTGGTATTGAGGCTGCCTTATGCGTGCATTGTCTGAATCAGGGACGCATTCCACCCACAACAGGCTTAACAACGCCTGACCCGACTATTCCAGCTTCTCCGGTGCTTGAAGCTACTAACGTAACTGGCACAATTGCACTTTCGACCTCATTGGCCTTTGGTGGAATAGCCTCTGTGCTTGCTGTTTCTCACATTTAA
- a CDS encoding radical SAM protein, whose protein sequence is MDCNKNSFSKPDVIPVLDFELSEIMQARDKGNILSLDLEITEACNCACVYCYRYESEGAQPPAADELTAQEIIELLTEAKEKHDLRRICILGGEPLIPVIREKYIATLECCNRLGIEHVTFSNGVALDKETAQLLYDLNASVCLKLNGMNAQTHDALVARAGAFDKSMSAFNHLIELGFGNKRSLSFETVVTKTNYNQITDMWRWARERNIVPYVETLTVQGRSQAHPNDLVVSNEKLHALFVRLNEIDHAEYGLEWEILPPIAGGHRCLRYYMSMYVRANGIVCPCVGVDLQMGSLRTDSIKEILSSEVACQTRYINEHITGKCKTCDLAKSCYGCRGAAYQQGDLFGEDPVCWREQSNR, encoded by the coding sequence ATGGATTGTAACAAAAACTCTTTTTCAAAGCCGGATGTTATTCCTGTGCTCGATTTTGAGCTTTCGGAAATTATGCAGGCTCGTGATAAGGGTAATATTTTATCGCTTGATTTAGAAATTACCGAGGCATGCAACTGTGCATGTGTATACTGCTACCGGTATGAGAGTGAAGGAGCACAGCCCCCTGCTGCTGACGAACTCACAGCACAGGAGATTATTGAGCTTCTGACTGAAGCGAAAGAAAAGCATGATTTGCGCCGTATTTGCATCCTTGGTGGCGAGCCACTTATCCCTGTAATTCGTGAGAAGTACATCGCAACACTTGAATGTTGTAACAGACTTGGCATTGAGCATGTAACTTTTTCCAACGGTGTGGCGCTGGATAAAGAAACCGCGCAATTACTGTACGATTTAAATGCCTCTGTCTGTCTTAAATTAAATGGGATGAATGCGCAGACTCATGATGCTCTGGTCGCACGGGCAGGTGCTTTCGACAAAAGCATGTCCGCGTTTAATCATCTCATTGAATTAGGGTTTGGGAACAAGCGAAGCCTTTCATTTGAAACAGTTGTTACCAAAACTAACTACAATCAAATTACTGACATGTGGCGATGGGCGCGTGAGCGCAATATTGTGCCGTATGTAGAGACATTGACAGTGCAGGGGCGGAGTCAAGCTCATCCCAATGATCTTGTTGTTTCCAACGAAAAACTACATGCCCTATTTGTCCGGCTGAATGAAATTGATCATGCGGAATACGGTCTGGAATGGGAAATTTTACCGCCGATTGCTGGCGGTCATCGCTGCCTGCGCTACTACATGAGCATGTATGTCCGTGCTAACGGCATAGTTTGCCCATGTGTTGGCGTCGACCTTCAAATGGGATCACTGCGGACAGACTCGATTAAAGAGATTCTTAGTTCTGAAGTTGCTTGTCAAACACGCTACATTAATGAGCATATTACTGGAAAATGTAAAACCTGTGATCTTGCTAAGTCGTGTTACGGGTGCCGAGGTGCCGCGTATCAGCAAGGCGATCTTTTTGGTGAAGACCCTGTTTGCTGGCGTGAACAGAGTAACAGGTGA
- a CDS encoding AMP-binding protein, whose translation MQPILSIDDISRILLSICRSAVQEHTSMPLHKLEEDSSRSIVSLLEGTTILPMAIAAHVSTMFQCPALAEVLCGDDSIEHWAGAIYHEWSQDPAIITFITSGSTGKPTQQKLESVLLWQEAQELQRTLLHERKRIVSTVPCHHVYGFLFTVLLPKVAEIPCLIPVPFPSRAFIEELKEGDFIVSFPLFWNGLIKLGIPFPANIHGSTSTAPCSPETMHQLLSLGLARISNIYGSSETGGLGFQHHPDAPLTLFNFWQRVRCDDIENSWIERVHPLDIPQPPVAIPDFVEWFSHELFAVRGRKDKIVQVGGINVSLLKTAACIKQHPDVLDCAVRLMRPDEGNRLKAFILPRSFEPDTIALRAELYQWCRNRLRPAERPKKITFGNQFPVNAMGKAKDWN comes from the coding sequence ATGCAGCCTATTCTTTCTATAGATGATATCAGCAGAATTCTCCTGAGTATCTGCCGCTCGGCAGTGCAGGAACATACTTCTATGCCTTTGCATAAACTTGAAGAGGATTCGAGCCGGTCTATTGTTTCCCTACTGGAAGGCACTACTATTTTACCGATGGCTATCGCAGCGCATGTTTCAACCATGTTTCAATGCCCTGCTCTTGCCGAAGTCCTTTGCGGTGATGACAGTATTGAGCATTGGGCGGGTGCTATTTATCACGAATGGTCACAGGATCCTGCTATAATTACATTTATAACATCAGGGTCAACAGGAAAGCCAACACAGCAGAAACTTGAATCTGTGTTATTATGGCAGGAGGCGCAGGAACTGCAACGCACCCTTCTTCATGAAAGAAAGCGCATTGTATCAACCGTTCCATGTCACCATGTCTATGGATTTTTATTCACCGTACTACTCCCCAAAGTTGCGGAAATTCCGTGTCTAATACCGGTTCCATTCCCTTCACGAGCTTTTATTGAAGAGTTGAAGGAAGGAGACTTTATAGTTTCTTTCCCACTCTTTTGGAACGGGTTGATTAAGCTCGGCATACCATTTCCTGCAAACATTCATGGTTCCACTTCTACTGCGCCGTGCTCACCTGAGACAATGCACCAACTGCTTTCTTTAGGGCTTGCACGCATCAGCAATATTTATGGCAGTTCTGAAACGGGTGGACTTGGTTTTCAGCACCACCCTGATGCACCGCTGACGTTATTTAATTTTTGGCAACGCGTTCGTTGCGATGATATTGAAAATTCGTGGATTGAACGTGTTCATCCTCTTGATATCCCTCAACCCCCTGTTGCTATCCCTGACTTTGTTGAATGGTTCTCTCACGAGTTATTTGCAGTGAGGGGACGTAAAGATAAAATCGTTCAGGTTGGTGGTATTAACGTTTCTTTACTGAAAACAGCTGCCTGTATAAAACAACACCCTGATGTTTTGGACTGTGCTGTGCGTTTAATGCGACCGGATGAAGGAAATCGTTTGAAGGCATTTATTCTCCCAAGAAGTTTTGAGCCGGATACGATCGCGTTGCGAGCAGAGTTATATCAGTGGTGCCGTAATCGTTTACGGCCTGCTGAACGTCCAAAAAAAATTACATTTGGAAATCAATTCCCAGTCAATGCAATGGGTAAAGCCAAGGATTGGAACTAG
- a CDS encoding beta-ketoacyl synthase N-terminal-like domain-containing protein — MSQHREIYILGTGIVTPHGEQQNALPVDLVASSITDSSQRTDTSGLTKFIPKRALRRIDHFSRLALYASFLALEDAGLLETDHENMGVALASGYGAAQTSFSFLDSFFNDGDRLASPTYFSSGLHNAASAYIAMQTKAQGPNICTSNIGLGPAYSLATAVHWLKTGIVDYVLVGGVDEHCQVLEHCVNRFQSAEEGACLLPDVVAGEGAAFLVLGTKPERTTSCVLTDIKIEPYSKQTLQHMCPVFVAPLGLTDQQSIVARITAGENVTNILPVLGSHPSALAFSSVQAVQSILSGAVSEAQAFALDGARNSAVISFSK; from the coding sequence ATGTCACAACATCGCGAAATATATATTCTTGGTACAGGAATAGTGACACCGCATGGTGAGCAGCAGAATGCTCTGCCTGTGGATTTGGTCGCTTCCAGTATTACTGATTCCAGCCAGCGGACTGATACTTCCGGATTGACAAAGTTTATTCCCAAACGTGCCCTTAGACGTATTGATCATTTTTCCCGTCTGGCACTTTATGCTTCTTTTCTTGCTCTTGAAGATGCCGGTTTGTTAGAAACGGACCATGAAAATATGGGAGTGGCATTAGCCAGTGGCTATGGTGCTGCGCAGACTTCATTTAGTTTTCTTGACTCTTTTTTTAATGACGGAGACAGGCTTGCGTCCCCTACCTACTTCTCAAGCGGGTTACATAATGCGGCATCCGCATACATTGCTATGCAGACTAAAGCCCAAGGACCAAACATTTGTACAAGTAATATCGGGCTTGGTCCTGCGTACTCACTCGCCACTGCCGTGCATTGGTTAAAAACCGGTATAGTGGATTACGTCCTTGTTGGTGGAGTGGATGAACATTGTCAGGTATTGGAACATTGCGTTAACCGTTTTCAGTCTGCTGAAGAAGGGGCATGCTTGCTTCCGGATGTCGTTGCAGGAGAAGGCGCCGCTTTTCTTGTTTTAGGAACCAAACCTGAAAGAACAACTTCCTGTGTACTTACAGACATCAAGATTGAACCATACTCTAAACAGACGCTTCAACACATGTGTCCGGTGTTTGTTGCTCCGCTGGGGTTAACTGATCAGCAGAGTATTGTTGCACGTATTACCGCCGGAGAGAACGTCACAAATATTTTGCCTGTGTTAGGAAGCCACCCTTCTGCGTTAGCTTTTTCCTCTGTGCAGGCAGTACAGAGTATCCTTTCCGGTGCCGTATCAGAAGCTCAGGCCTTTGCTTTAGACGGAGCAAGGAACAGCGCGGTTATTTCGTTCAGCAAGTAG
- a CDS encoding esterase/lipase family protein: MVRRICYVFGMLFWITQITSCSSFVPIQRYLAQPVECTPIVHDSSDGLLLDNSLMCSSASIPCAFPVTTRSIPNLEYPLFTVERRNIGLDNPVSFWRSGCAGLYQVSSAPAKLVVVYINGYNGRPTGWKPIYNELQGLPVTHIFFNYPTGDSLETTAMVLSSLLCSNVRQLRDKYIVLLGHSQGGFIAVRTAQILSQHSFSPAIRQIVTLVTPWDGCKLARYAKLVNPVSPKVFDDIDTDSKFIHTVKSSPLPPETAYTLIYGATAESSKTANPNDELFTTENQLATGKNIKPTSTHNVLTSHAESLRDNEVVMLIKGCVEQCLMNFKTSSYTNQR; encoded by the coding sequence ATGGTACGCAGGATATGTTATGTTTTCGGTATGCTGTTCTGGATTACGCAAATCACATCGTGCAGCAGCTTTGTTCCCATTCAGCGATATTTGGCACAACCCGTAGAATGCACACCAATAGTACATGATAGTTCAGATGGATTGTTGCTGGATAATAGCCTGATGTGTTCATCTGCATCAATTCCATGTGCTTTTCCTGTTACAACCCGTTCTATTCCTAACTTAGAATACCCATTGTTTACCGTTGAACGTAGAAATATCGGTTTAGACAACCCAGTCTCTTTCTGGCGTAGCGGTTGTGCGGGGCTGTATCAAGTTTCATCCGCACCAGCAAAACTCGTTGTTGTGTATATCAACGGGTACAATGGTAGGCCAACGGGGTGGAAACCAATTTATAATGAGTTGCAGGGACTCCCTGTTACGCATATTTTTTTCAACTACCCCACGGGAGATTCGCTAGAAACCACGGCGATGGTGCTTTCAAGCCTGTTGTGCAGTAATGTCCGGCAACTGCGAGACAAGTATATTGTCCTTCTCGGTCACTCTCAAGGTGGCTTTATCGCAGTGCGTACTGCCCAGATACTGAGCCAACATTCTTTTTCTCCTGCGATACGCCAGATTGTTACCCTTGTTACACCTTGGGATGGTTGCAAATTGGCCAGATATGCAAAACTGGTAAATCCTGTCAGTCCTAAGGTCTTTGATGATATCGATACGGACAGTAAGTTTATCCATACAGTAAAATCATCTCCCCTTCCTCCTGAAACGGCTTATACCTTAATTTACGGTGCAACAGCAGAATCCAGTAAGACTGCTAATCCCAATGATGAGCTTTTTACTACGGAAAATCAGCTTGCTACTGGAAAAAACATCAAACCGACATCGACACATAATGTTCTAACTAGCCATGCTGAATCGTTACGGGACAACGAAGTGGTTATGTTGATCAAAGGATGCGTGGAGCAATGTCTGATGAATTTTAAAACTTCTTCATATACAAATCAGAGGTAA
- a CDS encoding phosphate ABC transporter substrate-binding protein, with translation MKISHKFFALLFIATFCFYTPAYASGLDAFANKSGTIAIAGGTAHIPVMKAAAKRIMMKNPDIRITIAGGGSGVGIQKVGEGLVDIGNAGRATSEKEKAKYNLTSFPFAIDGVATVLSAQNPVNALTTKQIQDVFAGKITNWKELGGADAAIHIYTRDEASGTRSVYWKKLLKKGKIVDSANVVASNGAMKVAIAQDPDGIGFIGIGTLDSTVKAPTLDGVSVSQETAKNGTYKIVRKLYMNTNGTPSGIVKSFIDYILSNECTDIIVSSGYLPLD, from the coding sequence ATGAAAATCAGTCACAAATTTTTTGCACTTCTATTCATAGCAACGTTCTGTTTTTACACTCCTGCTTACGCCTCTGGTTTGGATGCTTTTGCAAACAAGTCTGGCACAATTGCCATTGCAGGAGGCACAGCGCATATACCTGTTATGAAAGCCGCTGCAAAACGTATTATGATGAAGAACCCTGATATTCGCATTACCATCGCAGGTGGTGGTTCCGGTGTGGGTATCCAGAAAGTCGGCGAAGGGCTCGTCGATATTGGTAATGCAGGTCGCGCTACCAGTGAAAAAGAAAAAGCCAAATATAATCTCACCTCCTTTCCATTTGCTATTGATGGTGTAGCCACCGTTCTTTCTGCTCAAAATCCTGTAAATGCGCTTACTACAAAGCAGATTCAGGATGTTTTTGCCGGAAAGATTACAAACTGGAAAGAATTAGGTGGTGCGGATGCCGCTATCCACATCTACACTCGTGATGAAGCAAGTGGAACCAGAAGCGTTTACTGGAAAAAGTTGCTTAAAAAGGGAAAAATTGTTGATTCCGCAAATGTTGTAGCATCTAATGGCGCGATGAAAGTAGCTATCGCTCAGGATCCTGACGGAATCGGCTTTATTGGCATCGGTACACTGGATAGTACTGTAAAAGCCCCTACTCTGGATGGCGTTAGTGTATCACAGGAAACAGCTAAGAATGGTACATACAAAATCGTTCGTAAGCTCTACATGAATACGAACGGTACACCTTCCGGTATTGTAAAATCATTTATTGACTATATTCTTTCAAATGAATGCACGGATATTATCGTTTCCAGTGGATATTTACCATTAGACTAG